One region of Kineococcus radiotolerans SRS30216 = ATCC BAA-149 genomic DNA includes:
- the mprF gene encoding bifunctional lysylphosphatidylglycerol flippase/synthetase MprF → MSSSPRSSTRAARRLLAPLLVVGLLAAAATLLHQAFRHYDAARLGDDLLALGPGVVLAALGATAVSYLAMTGYDALALRYVGHSLPYRRYGLASFVATAFGNNLGASAVVGAALRARVYSGWQVPGSAITRIIGFNLVTLALGVAVLAGGGMLRDPVRVGEALHLPGAAVLALGSLLLVFVAGYFVWAGVGGRAIGWRGRRIDRPAPRLAVAQVVLSTFEWLSMAAALYVLLPARGRLPFLAFAVAFSIATLAGLVSNVPGGLGVFETALVVLIGSTTSPAGLAVALVAYRLCYFVLPLLLAAVLLVLHEARRGVASPPAPAAASTPAAASTPAPAAAPTGPRSPARLPAVLTPSVLGLVVAGAGVFMLVVGDLPGRALDVSAVTISLAGLGALLMAWGLHRRLKRAWVGTLALLVGVTGIAAAHGDLVLSAVTAGLALLLLPAHPVFPRGTVLTRPRNLVWPVTAAVLVGVAVWWQEFSGSDGAVDAPLLVASISGDTSGADRLAMVAGAVGVVMGGRRILRAVNPGPRVPCEVEMAKVAGIVARSGRCTSHLAFTGDKRFHFSPAGRSFLMYQVEGRSWVVMGDPVGDPGGDQSDIRDLIASFVADVDRHGGRPVFYNVLTDHADLYREHGLSLAKLGEEAVVPLDDFTLTGKARVNLRNCRNKSQRLGLSVDFVAPEDVAPLLPALREVSDAWLTHRNGKEKRFSLGAFDEEYVARFPLAVVRHEGRVVAFATLWTDGEGREVQVDLMRRLPDGPRTVMTYLFVECILWARENGFASFSLGVAPLAGLRGDARPSAWDRMGHLLWTHGERFYNFKGLRAFKQGFQPRWRTCYVAAPGGLALPKAMVDVATLVGGGIRGVVRG, encoded by the coding sequence GTGAGCTCCTCGCCCCGGTCCTCGACCCGCGCGGCGCGCCGACTGCTCGCCCCCCTGCTCGTGGTGGGCCTGCTCGCCGCTGCCGCGACGCTGCTGCACCAGGCATTCCGCCACTACGACGCGGCGCGGTTGGGGGACGACCTGCTGGCGCTGGGCCCGGGCGTCGTGCTCGCCGCCCTCGGGGCGACGGCGGTCTCCTACCTGGCGATGACCGGCTACGACGCGCTGGCCCTGCGCTACGTCGGGCACTCCCTGCCTTACCGCCGCTACGGGCTCGCCTCGTTCGTCGCCACCGCCTTCGGCAACAACCTGGGCGCTTCCGCGGTGGTGGGGGCGGCGTTGCGGGCGCGGGTCTACTCGGGCTGGCAGGTCCCCGGGTCCGCGATCACCCGGATCATTGGCTTCAACCTCGTCACCCTGGCGCTGGGTGTCGCGGTCCTGGCCGGCGGCGGGATGCTGCGCGACCCGGTCCGGGTGGGCGAGGCGCTGCACCTGCCCGGTGCTGCGGTCCTGGCCCTCGGGTCGCTGCTGTTGGTGTTCGTCGCGGGCTACTTCGTCTGGGCTGGTGTCGGTGGGCGTGCGATTGGATGGCGTGGTCGGCGCATCGACCGCCCTGCTCCCCGCTTGGCGGTGGCCCAGGTCGTGCTGTCGACGTTCGAGTGGTTGAGCATGGCCGCGGCCTTGTACGTCCTGCTGCCTGCCCGGGGGCGGCTCCCGTTCCTGGCCTTCGCTGTCGCCTTTTCGATCGCGACCCTTGCTGGGCTGGTCAGCAATGTGCCCGGCGGGCTGGGGGTCTTCGAGACGGCGCTGGTGGTGCTGATCGGGTCGACGACCTCGCCCGCAGGGCTGGCGGTGGCGCTGGTGGCCTACCGGCTCTGCTACTTCGTGCTGCCGCTGCTCCTGGCGGCGGTGCTCCTCGTCCTGCATGAGGCCCGCCGGGGCGTGGCGTCCCCACCGGCGCCCGCGGCGGCGTCCACGCCCGCGGCGGCGTCCACGCCAGCGCCCGCGGCGGCACCCACCGGCCCGAGGTCCCCGGCCCGCCTCCCTGCCGTCCTCACGCCCTCGGTGCTTGGGCTGGTCGTCGCCGGCGCCGGCGTGTTCATGCTCGTGGTGGGGGACCTGCCGGGCCGGGCACTGGACGTGTCGGCCGTCACCATCAGCCTCGCCGGGTTGGGGGCCCTGCTGATGGCCTGGGGTCTGCACCGGCGCCTGAAGCGGGCGTGGGTGGGCACCCTCGCGTTGCTCGTCGGTGTCACGGGGATCGCCGCCGCCCACGGTGATCTGGTGCTGTCCGCGGTGACCGCCGGGCTCGCCCTGCTCTTGCTGCCGGCGCATCCCGTCTTCCCCCGCGGCACCGTTCTCACCCGCCCGCGGAACCTGGTCTGGCCGGTCACCGCGGCCGTGCTGGTCGGGGTGGCTGTGTGGTGGCAGGAGTTCAGCGGCTCCGACGGGGCGGTGGACGCACCTTTGCTGGTGGCGTCGATCTCCGGCGACACCTCGGGAGCGGACCGGTTGGCGATGGTCGCGGGCGCGGTCGGGGTCGTCATGGGCGGGCGCCGGATCCTCCGAGCGGTGAACCCCGGTCCGCGAGTCCCGTGCGAGGTGGAGATGGCCAAGGTGGCCGGCATCGTCGCGCGCTCCGGGCGCTGCACCTCGCACCTGGCCTTCACCGGCGACAAGCGCTTCCACTTCAGCCCCGCCGGCAGGTCCTTCCTCATGTACCAGGTCGAGGGCCGCAGCTGGGTCGTCATGGGAGACCCCGTCGGGGATCCGGGCGGGGATCAAAGTGACATCCGAGACCTCATCGCCAGCTTCGTCGCCGACGTCGACCGCCACGGCGGCCGGCCGGTCTTCTACAACGTGCTCACCGACCACGCCGACCTGTACCGCGAGCACGGCCTCAGCCTGGCCAAGCTGGGGGAGGAGGCCGTGGTCCCCCTCGATGACTTCACCCTCACCGGCAAGGCCAGGGTGAACCTCCGCAACTGCCGCAACAAGTCCCAGCGTCTGGGTCTGAGCGTCGACTTCGTCGCGCCGGAGGACGTCGCGCCGCTGCTGCCCGCCCTGCGCGAGGTGTCCGACGCCTGGCTCACCCACCGCAACGGCAAGGAGAAGCGGTTCTCCCTGGGCGCCTTCGACGAGGAGTACGTCGCCCGCTTCCCGTTGGCCGTGGTGCGCCACGAGGGCCGGGTCGTCGCCTTCGCGACCCTGTGGACCGACGGCGAGGGGCGCGAGGTGCAGGTCGACCTCATGCGCCGCCTGCCCGACGGGCCGCGCACCGTGATGACCTACCTGTTCGTCGAGTGCATCCTGTGGGCCAGGGAGAACGGCTTCGCGTCGTTCAGCCTGGGGGTGGCGCCGCTGGCGGGGCTGCGGGGCGACGCCCGGCCCTCCGCCTGGGACCGGATGGGGCACCTGCTGTGGACCCACGGCGAGCGCTTCTACAACTTCAAGGGCCTGCGCGCGTTCAAGCAGGGCTTTCAGCCCCGGTGGCGGACCTGCTACGTCGCCGCCCCCGGCGGCCTGGCCCTACCAAAGGCCATGGTGGACGTGGCGACGCTGGTCGGGGGTGGGATCCGCGGGGTCGTCCGCGGCTGA
- the lepB gene encoding signal peptidase I produces MADRSYRVPLVAPLKQGLGPWPGRDSKLAVTSGMLDLVRDRDSGEEAGAAVEAGAAAEAALHKRLPTLGVFAVLKGTILMIAAVLVLSVVVERFLVGSFHIPSQSMEPALHIGDRLVVSKLTPGPFELDRGDVVVFSDPGGWLKESAAPQRGPANAMAVGAPSLAGQSPQGSTANIVKRVIGLPGDRVVCCDAQDRLTVNGRALDETAYLPRGVKPSETAFAVTVPRGELWVMGDNRIRSNDSRYHPNAVHGGFVPVDLVVGRASAVVWPLSHWSRLSAP; encoded by the coding sequence GTGGCGGACCGTTCGTATCGGGTGCCGCTGGTGGCGCCGCTGAAGCAGGGGCTGGGCCCATGGCCGGGTCGCGACTCGAAGCTGGCCGTGACCTCGGGGATGCTGGACCTCGTGAGGGATCGCGACTCAGGTGAGGAAGCGGGGGCTGCTGTGGAAGCGGGGGCTGCTGCGGAAGCGGCACTGCACAAGCGGCTCCCCACCCTTGGTGTCTTTGCGGTCCTCAAGGGGACCATCCTGATGATCGCCGCCGTCCTGGTCCTCTCGGTCGTCGTGGAGAGGTTCCTCGTCGGCTCTTTCCACATCCCGTCACAGTCGATGGAGCCTGCTCTGCACATCGGTGATCGCCTCGTGGTCAGCAAGCTGACGCCGGGGCCGTTCGAGCTGGACCGCGGTGACGTCGTCGTCTTCTCCGACCCCGGTGGCTGGCTCAAAGAGAGCGCGGCGCCGCAGCGCGGCCCCGCCAACGCGATGGCCGTGGGGGCGCCGAGCCTGGCCGGGCAGTCGCCGCAGGGATCCACCGCCAACATCGTCAAGCGGGTCATCGGACTGCCAGGCGACCGCGTCGTGTGCTGCGACGCGCAGGACAGGCTCACCGTCAACGGCCGCGCCCTCGACGAGACGGCCTATTTGCCCCGTGGGGTGAAGCCCAGTGAGACAGCTTTCGCTGTGACCGTGCCCAGGGGAGAGTTGTGGGTAATGGGCGACAACCGGATCCGATCCAACGATTCTCGTTACCATCCCAATGCGGTACATGGTGGGTTCGTGCCGGTCGACCTGGTCGTCGGGCGAGCGAGTGCCGTCGTCTGGCCGCTCTCGCACTGGTCGCGGCTGAGCGCTCCTTAG
- a CDS encoding bifunctional metallophosphatase/5'-nucleotidase has product MFTPLRRLAAVGVATLAAGALSAAAYPTAHPTLGAGAGAVGVSAAERGRPSGPPPVQVQLLALNDFHGNLEAPTGSGGRIQTGVNADGSASTVDAGGVEYLATQLRQLAEQQKKQNTITVAAGDLIGASPLLSAAFHDEPSIEALGLAGLDYASVGNHEFDEGAAELLRIQNGGCHPVDGCADGTPYEGADFQYLSANAFVTETGKPLLAPYAVKKVQGVKVGFIGMTLEGTKDIVSQQGVAGLDFADEVATANRYAGELQAQGVESIVVLLHQGGQQSGPNAWDVNGCNGLTGPIVDIADGMSDAIDVVVSGHTHQAYNCDIDGKLVTSASSAGRLVTDIDLSIDRRSGDVTTAVANNVIVTRDVAKDATQTALIERYRTALGPIATAQVGTAAQDLTRTQEQLFPTGTSSTGAPLFALGESPLGNVIADAQLAATDDEEGAVAAFMNPGGVRADLAAGPVTYEEAFTVQPFANNLVTLDLTGTQIQCLLEQQFQVGRTLYPSASVAYTVDTTGTTAATGADPCTGSRVVDETVTIAGQPVDDASTYRVTVNNFLAGGGDGFGVLTGATNAVTGPIDLDAFTAYLTATSPVSAPALDRISTQS; this is encoded by the coding sequence ATGTTCACCCCCCTACGCCGTCTGGCCGCCGTCGGCGTCGCCACCTTGGCGGCAGGCGCTTTGAGCGCTGCCGCTTACCCCACCGCCCACCCCACCCTCGGCGCCGGTGCCGGTGCTGTGGGCGTGTCTGCCGCCGAGCGTGGACGCCCCAGCGGGCCGCCGCCGGTGCAGGTGCAGCTGCTCGCCCTGAACGACTTCCACGGCAACCTCGAAGCCCCCACCGGCTCCGGCGGGCGCATCCAGACCGGCGTCAACGCCGACGGCAGCGCCAGCACCGTCGACGCCGGCGGGGTGGAGTACCTCGCCACCCAGCTGCGTCAGCTCGCTGAGCAGCAGAAGAAGCAGAACACCATCACCGTCGCCGCCGGTGACCTCATCGGCGCCTCCCCGCTGCTCTCCGCCGCCTTCCACGACGAGCCGAGCATCGAAGCCCTCGGGCTGGCGGGGCTGGACTACGCCAGCGTCGGCAACCACGAGTTCGACGAAGGCGCGGCCGAGCTGCTGCGCATCCAGAACGGCGGTTGCCACCCCGTCGACGGCTGCGCCGACGGCACCCCCTACGAGGGCGCGGACTTCCAGTACCTCTCCGCCAACGCCTTCGTCACCGAAACGGGGAAGCCGCTGCTGGCCCCCTACGCGGTGAAGAAGGTGCAGGGTGTCAAGGTCGGCTTCATCGGCATGACCCTCGAAGGCACCAAGGACATCGTCAGCCAGCAAGGGGTCGCCGGCCTCGACTTCGCCGACGAGGTCGCCACCGCCAACCGCTACGCGGGCGAGCTGCAGGCTCAGGGCGTGGAGTCCATCGTGGTCCTGCTGCACCAGGGCGGTCAGCAGTCCGGGCCCAACGCGTGGGATGTGAACGGCTGCAACGGTCTGACCGGGCCGATCGTGGACATCGCCGACGGGATGAGCGACGCCATCGACGTCGTCGTCAGCGGACACACCCACCAGGCCTACAACTGCGACATCGACGGCAAGCTCGTCACCTCCGCCAGCTCCGCCGGTCGCCTGGTCACCGACATCGACCTCAGCATCGACCGCCGCAGCGGCGACGTCACCACCGCCGTGGCCAACAACGTCATCGTCACCCGCGACGTGGCCAAGGACGCCACCCAGACCGCCCTGATCGAGCGTTACCGCACCGCGCTGGGCCCCATCGCCACCGCCCAGGTCGGCACCGCAGCGCAGGACCTGACCCGCACCCAGGAGCAGCTGTTCCCCACCGGCACCTCCTCCACCGGCGCCCCGCTGTTCGCTCTGGGCGAATCGCCGCTGGGCAACGTCATCGCCGACGCGCAGCTGGCCGCCACCGACGACGAGGAAGGGGCGGTGGCGGCGTTCATGAACCCCGGCGGGGTCCGCGCCGACCTCGCCGCCGGTCCGGTGACCTACGAGGAGGCGTTCACGGTGCAGCCCTTCGCCAACAACCTCGTCACCCTCGACCTCACCGGCACCCAGATCCAGTGCCTGCTGGAGCAGCAGTTCCAGGTCGGGCGCACCCTCTACCCCTCCGCCTCGGTCGCCTACACCGTCGACACCACCGGCACCACCGCCGCGACCGGGGCTGACCCGTGCACCGGCAGCCGCGTCGTGGACGAGACCGTCACGATCGCCGGGCAGCCCGTCGACGACGCAAGTACCTACCGGGTCACCGTGAACAACTTCCTCGCCGGCGGCGGCGACGGCTTCGGCGTCCTCACCGGCGCCACCAACGCCGTCACCGGCCCCATCGACCTGGATGCCTTCACCGCCTACCTGACCGCCACCTCCCCGGTCAGCGCGCCCGCCCTGGACCGCATCAGCACCCAGAGCTGA
- a CDS encoding ArsR/SmtB family transcription factor: MDTVTHAEVLARFGHALSDPTRCRLLMALQEAPGYPAELAELLGISRQLVSNHLACLRGCGLVVAVPEGRRVRYELADGRLRHALSDLLGMVLAIDPTVVCPDLNPSLDPHPEK, encoded by the coding sequence GTGGACACCGTGACTCACGCCGAGGTGCTCGCCCGCTTCGGTCATGCCCTCTCCGATCCGACACGCTGTCGCCTGCTGATGGCGTTGCAGGAGGCGCCCGGGTACCCGGCCGAGCTGGCTGAGCTGCTGGGGATCTCGCGTCAGCTCGTCTCCAACCACCTGGCCTGCCTGCGCGGGTGCGGGCTGGTCGTGGCCGTGCCCGAAGGCCGGCGGGTGCGCTACGAGCTGGCCGATGGACGCCTGCGCCACGCACTGAGCGACCTGCTCGGGATGGTGCTGGCCATCGACCCCACCGTCGTGTGCCCGGACCTGAACCCGAGCCTGGACCCGCATCCAGAGAAGTAG
- a CDS encoding methyltransferase family protein, with protein MTALALGLYLVGLLAVFGVRTWLHRRRTGSSGFHGISGPRGSLSWWAGIAFATALLLQLLAALLALLEVLPAPVEPARIARSVGVAGLVLAVAGLMGTLAAQAAMGVSWRIGVDEDERTKLITSGVFAWVRNPVFTAMVTAQLGVGLMVPTVLSLAAVALLVLAVQLQVRGTEEPYLLRTHGQHYASYAARTGRFLPALGRMRSTGHDHGARGEGRRSTSRRPDHHYEIMETT; from the coding sequence ATGACCGCCCTCGCGCTGGGGCTGTACCTGGTGGGCCTGCTCGCGGTCTTCGGTGTGCGGACCTGGCTGCATCGCCGCCGCACCGGCAGTTCCGGCTTCCACGGCATCTCCGGGCCACGCGGCTCGCTGTCGTGGTGGGCCGGCATCGCCTTCGCGACCGCTTTGCTGCTGCAACTGCTCGCCGCGCTGCTGGCCCTGCTCGAGGTCCTGCCCGCTCCCGTCGAACCCGCCCGGATCGCAAGATCCGTAGGTGTCGCAGGTCTCGTGCTGGCCGTGGCCGGTCTGATGGGCACCCTGGCGGCGCAAGCGGCGATGGGCGTCTCCTGGCGCATCGGCGTGGACGAAGATGAACGCACGAAGCTGATCACCAGTGGAGTCTTCGCCTGGGTGCGCAACCCCGTCTTCACCGCGATGGTGACCGCTCAGCTGGGTGTGGGGCTGATGGTGCCCACCGTGCTGTCGCTGGCGGCGGTGGCACTGCTCGTGCTGGCGGTACAGCTCCAGGTCCGGGGTACCGAGGAGCCCTACCTCCTGCGCACGCACGGGCAGCACTACGCCAGCTACGCCGCCCGCACCGGCCGTTTCCTACCCGCCCTGGGACGCATGAGGAGCACGGGGCACGACCACGGGGCCCGGGGCGAAGGCCGCCGCAGCACGAGCCGCCGCCCGGATCATCACTACGAGATCATGGAGACCACGTGA